CATTCAGAATTGTTGGGATACGCGATGTTTCTGATGCTAAAAAATTATCTATTTTACTTAAAACAGGATCTTTTATCGCTCCTATAACGATTATAGAAGAAAATGTTATTGGTCCTTCAATTGGAAAAGAAAATGTAAAAAATGGCATATTAAGTTGTATAATAAGCGTTTTATTATGCATATTAATTATGATAACGCGTTATAAAAAATCCGGATTAATTGTTTCTATATCTCTAGTTTCGAATTTACTATTAATAATAGCAATCATGTCTATATTACCAGGTATAGTTTTAACCATGCCTGGAATAGCCAGTATATTATTAATGTTAGCATTTTCTATTGATGCTAATGTATTAATCAATGAGCGCATACGAGAAGAAATAAAAAATAATTTATATATTCTTGAAGCGGTTCGTAAAGGCTATTTTCGAGCATATTTTAGTATATTTGATGCTAATGTGTCTATGTTAATTATATCCATAGTTTTGTACATTTTTGGAACGGATATTATAAGAAATTTTGCTGTAACTACTATAGTAGGTATTTTTACTTCATTATTTAGTTCTCTATTTTTCACGCGCACTATAATTCAACTTTTTTATCATAAACATAGAATTAATAAGTTGTCTATATGAGGATTGATTGGTGTCTTATTCATATTATATAAATATATCAAAAAAAAAAAGTTAATTTATAATTTTATGTATTGGAAGAATATATCTTTTTTTATATCAATAATGTGTGTATTATTTTCAGTAATTAGTATTATAATGTTTGGTTTTAACTGGAGCATTGACTTTACAGGTGGAATTTTAATTAATATTCATTGCGATACATTAATAAATATAGATAAAGTAATTTTTGCATTAAAAAGTATAGGATTGCAGAATGTTCAAGTGAACTATTTAGGGGGAATAAATGATGTTATTGTACGTTCGTCCTATTTTTATAATGCATCTATAATATTTTTTTCTAAAAAAGTTCTTTTAGCTTTAGATCAATATTCAGGAGCTAAATGTAATATTACTTCTATTCAGTATGTTGGACCTAATTCAGATAATAATTTATTACAAATGTTTTTTATTGCTTTATTTTTAGCACTGTTTTTCATTTTTTTTTATATTACTATCCGATTTTCTTGGAATTTATCTGTTGGAATTATATTATCGTTACTTCATGATTTATTTTTGACTTTGGGTTGTATTTCTATTTTTAACATAGAAGTTAGTCCTATCATTATAGTTTCTTTGTTATCTATTATAGGATATTCCTTAAATGATAGTATTGTAGTATCAGATCGTATTCGAGAAAATAATAAAAAATTTAAAAATTTTTTATTTCTGGATATTTTAAACTTGTCGTTAACTCAAGTATATAGTAGAACATTAATGACTTCAGCTACTACATTTTCAGTAGCAGCAATATTATATTATTTTGGTAATGAAATAATAAAAAATTTTTCACTAACTATGATGATTGGTATATTTATTGGAACATTATCTTCTATTTACATTTCTTCGTCTTTTTCATTTCAATTTTATAAGATAACAGGCATTAAAATAAAATTATAAAAATCACATTATTTTTAGTATAAAAGTGAAAAGTCGGCTGTTGTAAAAAATAGTATATGTATTTTTTTTAATATAACTAATCTATTTTTTTTAATAGAAATGTTTTTGTCGTGTATTTTTATTTTTTCAAAGAAAACACAAACGGGTTCATATAAATTATATAGTTCTACTAGTATAGAGTTATAATCTTTTTTTAAAAGATAGTGTTGTATTTTTGCATATATACATTTATATAGTGATATTATAATTTTTTCTTCAGTTTCTTGTGCAAGCTCGTAATCTATATTTTTATGCAATTTTTCTTGAGATAGTATTAAGATTTTTGAAATTCTTTTGTGCATTAAGATTAATGATTTGAGAGTATTTGAATTGTATATATTGGTAATAGCTTTTATTCGTAAATCTATGTCTATAAGATGTGTAATATTACATTTTAATACTGATTTTATTATGGCAGGAGCGTAGTTTTTTTTAACGTATATAAAATAAATTCTTTCTACAATGAATTGTATTATTTTGTTCAATATAACTTTTTCGTTTTCAATATTACTATATGTTTTTAATGATTCTTTAAGTAATAAAGTTAGGTCTATAGATATTTTTTTTTCTAAGATAATACGAATAATTGCAATAGTTAGCCGTCTTAAAGAAAATGGATCTTTATCTTTAGAAGTAGAATTTTTTCCAATAATAAAAAGACCTACTAACGTATCGGTTTTATCTGATAAGGCTAAAGAATAAGAAGTAGAATCTGACGGAATGATGTCATTGGAGAATCGAGGTAAATAGTGTTCTTTTATGGCTATTGCTATATTTTCTAATTCATTATTATATAGCGCATAATACATTCCTATTATCCCCTGCATTTCAGGAAATTCAAATACCATATCGGTTACTAAATCGCATTTACATAAGTTAGCTGCTTGAATGCAATTATTGATGTTGGCTTGAGTAAATTGTATTATCCAAGTAATTAGTTTTTTTATTCTATTAATTTTATCGTGTAAAGTTCCTAAGGAATGTTGAAAAATAATATTTTTTAATAATGGTTGATATTCATGAAATGGTATCTTTTGATCTTTATGAAAAAAAAATTCTGCATCAGAAAATCGAGCATTTAACACTTTTTCATTACCTAAAATAATATTTTGAGGATTTTTTGTTTCGATGTTAGAGATAATAATA
Above is a genomic segment from Buchnera aphidicola (Meitanaphis flavogallis) containing:
- the secF gene encoding protein translocase subunit SecF; amino-acid sequence: MYWKNISFFISIMCVLFSVISIIMFGFNWSIDFTGGILINIHCDTLINIDKVIFALKSIGLQNVQVNYLGGINDVIVRSSYFYNASIIFFSKKVLLALDQYSGAKCNITSIQYVGPNSDNNLLQMFFIALFLALFFIFFYITIRFSWNLSVGIILSLLHDLFLTLGCISIFNIEVSPIIIVSLLSIIGYSLNDSIVVSDRIRENNKKFKNFLFLDILNLSLTQVYSRTLMTSATTFSVAAILYYFGNEIIKNFSLTMMIGIFIGTLSSIYISSSFSFQFYKITGIKIKL
- the glyS gene encoding glycine--tRNA ligase subunit beta produces the protein MNTTFLIEIGTEELPPKSLRTMAESFQNNMIVLLTKNHIKYDEISWYATPRRIAIKIEKLNITQRKKKYKGPSISNAFDSLGYPTYSTKCWIKKLGIKINQVSRLKEKQREWLFYEHFINNFQIEEKLVEISISSIKNITIPNFMKWNKNNVQFSRPIRNIVMLLNNKIVKQKLLGIQTNRLLSGHMFMKNNKIKIFHAKEYPEILLKSGKIIADYNIRKTKIKNESQKIVNLTGKYLKINDFLLEEITSLVEWPTVLIASFEEKFLNIPNEILIYIMENQQKYFPIYDINSNKLTNKFIIISNIETKNPQNIILGNEKVLNARFSDAEFFFHKDQKIPFHEYQPLLKNIIFQHSLGTLHDKINRIKKLITWIIQFTQANINNCIQAANLCKCDLVTDMVFEFPEMQGIIGMYYALYNNELENIAIAIKEHYLPRFSNDIIPSDSTSYSLALSDKTDTLVGLFIIGKNSTSKDKDPFSLRRLTIAIIRIILEKKISIDLTLLLKESLKTYSNIENEKVILNKIIQFIVERIYFIYVKKNYAPAIIKSVLKCNITHLIDIDLRIKAITNIYNSNTLKSLILMHKRISKILILSQEKLHKNIDYELAQETEEKIIISLYKCIYAKIQHYLLKKDYNSILVELYNLYEPVCVFFEKIKIHDKNISIKKNRLVILKKIHILFFTTADFSLLY